A section of the Pseudomonadota bacterium genome encodes:
- a CDS encoding fibronectin type III domain-containing protein yields TDTDTDTDTDTDTDSPEIAVSCVDGGLDWTEISNGDTLAFPDTVADGEAGQSKTLTISVLNTGGADLNLTADPAVTGVGTEVWTLDLSEFVETLPTAESFDMDLRFDPFTCDDYAAVLTIESDDADENPFIIELEGAGIDGTPPVPGGGGVIDPAEDTITATSVSLSWTAATDNCSWPIDLRYRLVRSDSNNISTVTEAIENGTVVMDWTSDVTAVDVSSLSPAHDYWFNVLVEDELWNRAAYTPVVVTTLQQIFVFPTAPSFGNLGGSRATGDNACRTIRDSTYPGLPDDHVLMLISFDGDEMIDMASAYSIPTNRPFSGPGGTVFADNWADLFDGSIDMTLAAAGALGSGFWWSGSYSDGTGYTDTCENWYSAAAAYSGAIGSATAVDGNWILFGTQTCSMTVPFLCLAWE; encoded by the coding sequence ACACGGACACGGACACGGACACCGACACCGACACCGACACGGATTCCCCGGAGATAGCGGTCAGCTGTGTCGATGGGGGGTTGGACTGGACGGAGATCTCCAACGGCGACACCCTGGCCTTCCCGGACACGGTGGCGGACGGCGAGGCCGGACAATCCAAAACCCTGACGATCAGCGTCCTCAACACCGGCGGCGCGGACTTGAACCTCACGGCCGACCCGGCGGTCACCGGCGTGGGGACCGAGGTGTGGACGCTCGATCTCAGCGAGTTCGTGGAGACCCTCCCGACCGCGGAGTCCTTCGACATGGACCTGCGGTTCGACCCGTTCACGTGCGACGACTACGCGGCGGTCCTGACCATCGAGAGCGACGACGCGGACGAGAACCCGTTCATCATCGAGCTCGAGGGCGCCGGCATCGACGGCACGCCGCCCGTCCCCGGCGGCGGCGGCGTCATCGACCCGGCCGAGGACACGATCACCGCCACCTCGGTCTCGCTGAGCTGGACCGCCGCGACCGACAACTGCTCCTGGCCCATCGACCTGCGCTATCGGCTGGTGCGCTCCGACTCGAACAACATCTCCACGGTGACCGAGGCGATCGAGAACGGCACCGTCGTGATGGACTGGACCAGCGACGTGACCGCCGTCGACGTGTCGAGCCTCTCCCCGGCGCACGACTACTGGTTCAACGTGCTCGTGGAGGACGAGCTCTGGAACCGCGCGGCCTACACCCCGGTCGTGGTCACGACGCTGCAGCAGATCTTCGTCTTTCCCACGGCGCCGAGCTTCGGCAACCTCGGCGGCTCCCGCGCGACGGGGGACAACGCCTGCCGCACCATCCGGGACAGCACCTATCCCGGCCTGCCGGACGACCACGTGCTGATGCTCATCTCGTTCGACGGAGACGAGATGATCGACATGGCGTCCGCGTATTCGATCCCCACCAACCGGCCCTTCTCGGGGCCGGGCGGCACCGTCTTCGCCGACAACTGGGCCGATCTCTTCGACGGGAGCATCGACATGACCCTGGCGGCGGCGGGCGCGCTCGGCAGCGGCTTCTGGTGGTCCGGATCCTACTCGGACGGGACTGGCTACACGGACACCTGCGAAAACTGGTACTCGGCGGCGGCCGCCTACAGCGGCGCCATCGGATCTGCCACCGCCGTGGACGGGAACTGGATCCTCTTCGGGACCCAGACCTGTTCCATGACGGTCCCCTTCCTCTGCCTCGCCTGGGAGTAG